In the Cololabis saira isolate AMF1-May2022 chromosome 7, fColSai1.1, whole genome shotgun sequence genome, one interval contains:
- the LOC133447463 gene encoding complexin-2, producing MDFVMKQALGGATKDMGKMLGGEEEKDPDAAKKEEERQEALRQQEEERKAKHTRMEAEREKVRQTIRDKYGLKKKEEKEAEEKAAMEQACEGSLTRPKKAIPRGCGDDEDEDEESILDTVLKFLPGPLQDMFKK from the exons GCGCCACCAAAGACATGGGCAAGATGCTCGGtggggaggaagagaaggatCCAGACGCAGCCaagaaggaggaggagcggcagGAAGCGCTGaggcagcaggaggaggagaggaaagccAAACACACCCGCATGGAGGCAGAGAGGGAAAAAGTACGGCAGACAATCAGGGACAAG TACGGGCtgaagaagaaggaggagaaggaggcggAGGAGAAAGCGGCCATGGAGCAGGCCTGCGAGGGCTCGCTGACGCGCCCCAAGAAGGCCATCCCCCGGGGCTGCGGGGAcgacgaggacgaggacgaggagagCATCCTGGACACCGTCCTCAAGTTCCTGCCCGGGCCTCTGCAGGACATGTTCAAGAagtag